From a region of the Rhipicephalus microplus isolate Deutch F79 chromosome X, USDA_Rmic, whole genome shotgun sequence genome:
- the LOC119177237 gene encoding innexin unc-9, whose protein sequence is MSFLFRFHDLIGGIHVPIDDGVDKLNRKYTLVVFLFLALPIFTRQYIGDPIECFTPTYFTDAQARFVNSYCWTASTYYLVSDAEGDEAAEAPPREPPDPRVQPEELDYAGFETPPAGGAERLRRVHVSYYQWAPLILLVQGCCFHLPFVLWGACAHSAGVKLRRLLKRASDIASLPPGCQQREALLSEFVDQFHTLVAGSAGCCTDPACGLPLACRCVGGPTRYLCLLYLLVKSLYVLNVGLQFLLLTAFLGRGFLRHGLELARRLAADGDWWNSPRFPLQTLCQVRAALQGGLRTYLCRCVLPINVFNEKIFSVVWFYLALLLPLNLASLLLWLWRCFRCNRFAFVRLCLWRTRMVSLGELSRVSRKIAVNYLGWDGVFVLRLIENNHGSAMATVILGRLYDFYANQMKAQDDGSDVELGPMPPSVAAQQTGTMHPCHGAPCHGGAAAPCAHQFGARRPGGYWGK, encoded by the coding sequence ATGTCCTTCCTGTTCCGCTTCCACGACCTGATCGGAGGCATCCATGTGCCCATCGACGACGGCGTGGACAAGCTGAACCGCAAGTACACCTTGGTGGTGTTCCTGTTCTTGGCGCTTCCCATCTTTACGCGCCAGTACATCGGCGACCCAATCGAGTGCTTCACGCCGACTTATTTCACGGACGCCCAGGCGCGCTTTGTCAACAGCTACTGCTGGACAGCCTCCACCTACTACCTGGTGAGCGACGCCGAGGGCGACGAGGCGGCCGAAGCTCCGCCGCGAGAGCCGCCGGACCCGCGTGTGCAGCCTGAGGAGCTAGACTACGCGGGCTTTGAAACCCCGCCGGCCGGTGGCGCCGAGCGCCTGCGTCGCGTGCACGTCTCATACTACCAGTGGGCGCCGCTGATCCTGCTCGTGCAGGGCTGCTGCTTTCATCTGCCCTTCGTACTGTGGGGCGCGTGCGCGCACAGCGCGGGCGTCAAGCTGCGCCGGCTGCTCAAGCGGGCCTCGGACATCGCCAGCCTGCCGCCGGGCTGCCAGCAGCGCGAGGCCCTCCTGTCCGAGTTCGTGGACCAGTTCCACACGCTGGTGGCCGGCAGCGCGGGCTGCTGCACGGACCCGGCCTGCGGCCTCCCACTCGCCTGCCGCTGCGTGGGCGGCCCCACGCGCTACCTCTGCCTACTCTACCTGCTGGTCAAATCGCTCTACGTGCTCAACGTGGGCCTCCAGTTCCTGCTGCTCACGGCCTTCCTGGGCCGCGGCTTCTTGCGCCACGGCCTCGAGCTGGCACGACGGCTGGCCGCCGATGGCGACTGGTGGAACTCGCCACGGTTCCCGCTGCAGACGCTGTGCCAGGTGCGAGCCGCGCTCCAGGGCGGCCTGCGCACCTACCTCTGCCGCTGCGTACTGCCCATCAACGTGTTCAACGAGAAGATCTTCTCCGTCGTATGGTTCTACCTGGCACTCCTGCTGCCGCTGAACCTGGCCAGCCTGCTGCTCTGGCTGTGGCGCTGCTTCCGCTGCAACCGGTTCGCCTTCGTGCGGCTCTGCCTCTGGAGGACCCGCATGGTGAGCCTGGGCGAGCTGTCGCGCGTCTCGCGCAAGATCGCCGTCAACTACCTGGGCTGGGACGGCGTGTTCGTGCTGCGCCTCATCGAGAACAACCATGGCAGCGCCATGGCCACCGTCATCCTGGGCCGCCTGTACGACTTCTACGCCAACCAGATGAAGGCGCAGGACGACGGCTCCGACGTGGAGCTGGGCCCCATGCCGCCCTCGGTGGCCGCCCAACAGACCGGCACCATGCACCCGTGCCACGGCGCGCCCTGTCACGGCGGCGCGGCCGCGCCCTGCGCCCACCAGTTCGGTGCCAGGCGGCCCGGGGGCTACTGGGGCAAGTGA